One Argiope bruennichi chromosome 5, qqArgBrue1.1, whole genome shotgun sequence DNA segment encodes these proteins:
- the LOC129969115 gene encoding coronin-6-like produces MSFRIVRSSKFRHIFGQPLKREQCYDNIRITSNSWDASFCAVNPKFLAIVIEAAGGGAFMVLPLNKTGRIEPNYPLVSGHRGPVLDIAWCPFNDNVIASGSEDGIVRVWQIPDGGLVRPQTDPIVELIGHQRRVGLILWNPVANNVLLSASADLKIIIWNVGTAEILYSINHPDLIYSVCWNWEGSRIVTTCKDKKIRIYDPRNGDMEQEALGHEGAKPQKAIFLRNGLVFTTGFSRMSERQYALRSEVALSEPIVLEELDTSNGILTPIYDPDVNLLYLCAKGDSNIRYFEITDEPPFVHYINTYQSTEPQRGVGAMPKRGCDIHQCEIARFYKLHSRGFCEVITFTVPRKSELFQDDLYPDTLADTPAMSAEEWKDGKDAEPVLMSLKDGYKPRAQEFKLSKSKSNILDRMPSKSREKTESVPKEKLDEIMEEIRKLKGTILKQEVRIRELERKVEETKPPAPEVPPEENSKQNQVNNNHHEPVSILVDEI; encoded by the exons atGTCTTTTCGCATCGTACGCAGCAGTAAGTTTCGTCACATTTTTGGACAACCATTGAAGCGTGAACAGTGTTATGACAACATTCGGATTACGTCAAACTCGTGGGATGCCAGCTTCTGTGCTGTCAATCCTAAATTTTTAGCAATTGTTATTGAAGCTGCTGGTGGTGGAGCTTTTATGGTGCTTCCACTTAATAaa aCTGGCAGAATTGAACCCAATTATCCTCTAGTAAGTGGACATAGAGGCCCTGTTTTGGATATTGCATGGTGTCCTTTCAATGACAACGTCATTGCCAGTGGCTCAGAGGATGGTATCGTACGAGTTTGGCAGATACCGGATGGAGGCCTAGTTCGCCCACAAACAGATCCTATTGTTGAACTGATTGGTCACCAAAGGAGAGTTGGTCTAATTCTTTGGAACCCAGTTGCCAACAATGTTCTCTTAAGTGCAA GTGCtgatttaaagattataatttggAATGTTGGCACTGccgaaatattatattctattaatcATCCTGATCTCATTTATTCTGTATGCTGGAACTGGGAAGGAAGTCGGATTGTTACTACTTGTAAGGACAAGAAAATTCGGATCTATGATCCAAGGAATGGTGATATGGAACAG GAAGCTTTAGGGCATGAGGGGGCTAAGCCTCAAAAAGCAATATTCTTAAGAAATGGATTAGTGTTCACAACAGGGTTTTCTCGAATGAGTGAAAGGCAATATGCATTGAGAAGTGAA gttgCCTTATCTGAACCCATTGTTCTTGAAGAGCTTGATACAAGCAATGGAATTTTAACTCCTATTTATGATCCAGatgttaatttattatatctATGTGCAAAg gGTGATAGCAATATTCGATACTTTGAAATCACTGATGAACCTCCATTTGTGCATTACATCAACACTTACCAATCCACAGAACCTCAGCGTGGTGTAGGTGCTATGCCAAAACGAGGCTGTGATATTCATCAGTGTGAAATTGCCAG GTTTTACAAATTACATTCTAGAGGCTTCTGTGAAGTTATAACATTTACAGTACCAAGAAAG TCTGAACTATTTCAAGACGACTTGTATCCGGATACATTAGCTGATACACCTGCCATGTCAGCTGAAGAGTGGAAGGATGGGAAAGATGCTGAACCAGTTCTT ATGAGTTTGAAAGATGGGTATAAACCAAGAGCTCAAGAATTCAAATTATCTAaaagtaaatcaaatattttagacAGAATGCCTTCTAAGAGTCGAGAAAAGACCGAAAGTGTGCCA aAAGAAAAACTCGATgaaataatggaagaaattcGCAAGCTTAAGGGTACCATACTTAAACAAGAAGTTCGCATTAGAGAACTGGAGAGGAAAGTGGAAGAGACAAAACCACCTGCACCTGAAGTGCCTCCTGAGGAAAACAGTAAGCAAAATCAAGTTAACAACAATCATCATGAGCCAGTCAGTATCCtggttgatgaaatttaa